The genomic segment TGCGAAGGAGAAGTAACCATGTCGGACGAACAAACTTTGGACAGGCTTCGCGCCTATTTGGATAATCCTCATCCCACCGTGGAGGAGGCCCACGATGTGTTTATGCCGCTTACTGTGGGCGATTACGATGATGTCCACATCGCCGCGCTTTTGGCGACTATTCGCACCCGCGGAGAAACAGCAGCCGACATTACGGGCGCTGCGCAGGCATTTCTCAAAGCCGCCCGTCCTTTTCCCATCACTGGACACGGTGTGCTGGATACAGCGGGGACCGGCGGCGATGGAGCGAATACCATCAACATTTCCACCGGGGCGTCGTTAATCACAGCAGCGGGAGGCTGCATGGTGGTCAAACACGGCAACCGTTCGGTGAGCTCCAAATCTGGGTCCGCCGACGTGTTAGAAGCCCTCAACATTCCACTTGATCTTGATGTGGATCGTGCGGAGAGGCAAGTCCGGGTATCGAATTTTACGTTCCTGTTTGCGCCCGCCTACCATCCAGCGATTGCCCATGTCATGCCTGTGCGTAAGGCACTAAAGGTTCCGACGTTGTTTAATATTCTCGGTCCGCTGCTCAGCCCAGCCCGTCCGGCGTTGCAAGTCATGGGTGTGAACCGTCCTAGCCTGGGAGAGCCGCTGATCCAGGTGATGAAAGAACTAGGCCGGGAACGCGCTCTTGTCGTTCATGGATCGGGGACTGACGAGTTTGCCGTGCACGGTCCCACTCAGGTGTGGGAGCTACGCGACGGTGCGATCACAAGCTACCAGGTTACGCCCGCTGATCTTGGTGTGTCGGAGCATCCATTATCGGCGCTCCGGGGCGGTGATGGGGCCGACAACGCTGCCTTGCTGCGTGCCGCGTTCGCCGGTTCCGGTTCGGAGGCGCACCGCGATGCCCTTGCCGTCAATGCCGCAGCGATGTTCTATCTGCATGGTCGCGTGGACGATTTTGCTGAAGGAACAGCCCTAGCCCAAGCCCTCATGAATGACGGCACTGTGACGAAATGGCTTGCAACCCACGAGGAGGCCAACTATGGGTGACATGCCGACCGTTTTGGAGTCCATCGTGACGGCGCGGCGGGGGCACCTCGCTGACATCCAGCGACGGATAGCCCACGTGGATCCGGCGACTCTCGCGGCGTCGACACGCAGTCTGTACGACTCTTTGGGCAGTAGGGGAGAGGGGCGTTTCATTATGGAGTGCAAATCCGCCTCGCCATCGCTGGGCCTCATTCGCGCCGACTACCATCCGGGCGACATCGCCCGCATATACTCGCGATACGCTGCGGGCATTTCAGTGCTGTGCGAGCCAGACCGCTTCGGCGGGGACTACGACCATCTAGCGACCGTCGCCGCAAGCACGCATCTTCCGGTGCTGTGCAAGGACTTTATTATCGACACCGTGCAGATCCACGCCGCACGCTACTTCGGCGCTGATGCGGTGCTGCTGATGCTGTCCGTCCTGGACGATGAGGAGTATTCCGCGTTGTCTGCAGAAGCCGCTCGCCTGGGCATGGACGTCTTGACCGAGGCCATCGATGCCGAGGAGGTGCACCGAGCGCTGCGTCTGGGGGCGCGCATTATCGGGATTAACCACCGAAACCTGCACGATCTGTCCATTGATCTGAGCCGTACTGCCGAGTTAGCACCGCTGGTTCCTGAAGATGTTGCCCTGATTGCCGAATCAGGAATCCGCGATCACGCCACCGTACGCATGCTGGGCGGAATGGTGAACGGTTTCCTAGTTGGATCACAGCTAACCTCGCGACCAGACGTTGACTTGGCGTGCCGCGAGCTCGTCTACGGGCACAACAAAGTATGCGGGCTGCGGAGTCCAGCGGCCGCTCAAACCGCACGCGCTGCCGGTGCCGTGTACGGGGGCCTCATCTTTGAGGACGCGTCTCCGCGCGATGTTTCACGTGAAACATCGAAAGAAATCATGGCGGGGGAACCGGGACTGAAGTATGTGGCGGTAAGTCGACGGACATCTGGATACGCAGAACTATGCCTCCCAGGAATTACGGTCGTGCAAATCCATGCCCCACTTCAAGACACCATCGACCAAGAAAAGGCGCTCATAGCTTCTGTGCGTGCCGAAATTCCCGAAGGGGTGGGTGTATGGCGTGCGGTGTCCATGAGCTCGCCACAGAGCGTTTCAGTGGCCCTAGAGCTGTTTCCGCTGGTGGATCGCCTGGTTCTTGATGCCGGTGACGGTGGGACGGGAAAACCATTCGACTGGAGCCTCATTCCCGACGAGGTGACAAGCACGAGCCTTCTTGCCGGCGGCATCGGCCCCACCAATGCGTGCGCAGCGCTGGCCGTCGGCTGTGCAGGTCTGGATCTCAACTCCGGTGTCGAGTATCCAGCCGACGCAGACAACCCCTACGCCTACCGCAAAAATCCCGCAGCCATCATGGATGTGTTTCAACAAATCGGAGAGCATCATGCCTGAACAGTCCCACGCCATTGATCACAACGGCGGACACACACTCCTGCCAGCCTACTTCGGGGAATTCGGTGGGCAGTACGTCCCCGAACTCCTTATCCCGGCACTCGACCAGCTGGAACGCGCCTTTGTCGAGGCCATGGACGACCCAAGCTTCCGCGAAGAACTCGCTGGATACCTCCGTGACTACCTGGGGCGACCTACCCCGCTCACCGAATGCTCCAACCTTCCGCTGCCCGGCAAAGGCAAGGGATACGCTCGTATCTTCTTAAAGCGTGAAGACCTCGTTCACGGAGGAGCGCACAAAACAAACCAGGTACTCGGGCAGGCACTGCTAGCAAAACGCATGGGCAAGACGCGCATCATTGCGGAAACCGGTGCCGGTCAGCACGGAACCGCAACCGCCCTCGCCTGCGCACTGTTGGGCTTGGACTGCGTGATCTACATGGGCACCGAGGACGTCGCTAGGCAACAACCCAACGTGTACCGCATGGAGCTGATGGGGGCACGGGTGATTCCCGTAAACTCCGGGTCAGGAACCCTCAAAGACGCCGTTAATGAAGCGCTGCGTGACTGGACCGCCACTTTTCACGAATCCCATTACCTCCTGGGAACCGCAGCTGGTCCACACCCATTTCCCACCATCGTGCGCGAATTTCATCGCGTCATTTCCGAAGAAGCCAAAGCGCAAATGCTAGAACGCACCGGCGGACTGCCCGATGTGGTTACCGCCTGCGTTGGTGGTGGGTCCAATGCCATCGGTATGTTCGCCGAGTTCATCGACGAACCTTCCGTTGAGCTTGTTGGTGTCGAGCCAGCAGGGGAGGGGCTTGACTCCGGCAAGCACGGCGCTCCCATTTACGAGGGGCACATCGGCATCCTTCACGGTGCCAGGTCCTACCTGATGCGCACCTCCGACGGCCAAGTCGAGGAATCCTATTCCATTTCCGCTGGTCTGGACTATCCGGGCGTCGGTCCTCAGCACGCCCACCTGCACGCAACCGGGCGCGCGCAGTACGTGGGCATCACCGATGCGGAGGCACTTGAAGCTTTCCAGCTGCTCAGCAGGCACGAAGGAATTATCCCCGCGCTAGAGTCCAGCCACGCACTGGCATACGCGCTGAAACGGGCTGCGCTCGCTGAGGAAGCGGGGGAGCACATCACCATCCTGGTGTCTCTGTCCGGTAGAGGCGACAAAGACGTTGACCACATTCGCCGCACCTTGGCGGAGCACCCCGAGTACGTTGTAAAGGACACCCACCGATGAGCAGCCGTTACGATCACCTGTTTTCCCGCCTAACCGAGGCTAACGAGGGCGCGTTCGTGCCTTTCGTCATGTTGGGAGACCCCGACCTGGACACATCCTTTGAGATCATCACCAGCCTCGTTGAAGGCGGTGCCGACGCCCTGGAACTCGGCATTCCCTTCTCCGATCCGGTTGCCGACGGCCCCACGATTCAGGCAGCCCACATCCGTGCACTGGACGCGGGGGTTACCGTTGATCAGGCACTCTCTCTGGTTGCACGGATTCGTTCCACGTGGCCTGAGCTACCCATCGGACTCCTCATCTACGGCAATGTTGCCTTTGCGCGCGGCATGGAGCGTTTCTACGCCGATGTCGCCCAAGCCGGTGCCGATTCCGTCCTATTGCCTGACGTTCCTGTCCGTGAGGGGGCTCCCTTCGCTGCAGCCGCCGAGGCCGCGGGTGTGGACCAGATTTTCATTGCCCCGCCACACGCCTCTGAGGAAACACTTGCGGGCGTCGCCCGGCATTCGCGGGGATATATCTACGCGGTGTCTCGCGTGGGCGTCACCGGTGCGGAGTGGGAATCTTCTACGGATGGACTCGCTGACGTCGTAGCCAATCTCAAGAGGTTTGGCGGTGTTCCACCCCTCCTTGGCTTTGGCATCTCCACACCTACGCATGTTGCGGATGCCGTTGCGGCGGGTGCCGCCGGGGCTATTTCAGGCTCTGCAGTCACAGCCCTGATTGCACGACACTGTTCCGATTCGCCGGGGGAGAGGCGCACGGTCGATGACATTGACGCGCTGAAAACTGAGCTACGTGAGTTTGTAGCGAACATGAAAGCGGCCACGCGACGATAGCCTCGTTTGTGGCGATGTTTCACGTGAAACATCGCCATTTTTTATGCCTATGAACCGGATGCCAGCACACAGTCACTGTGACAATTGCGCCATAGAGAGCAACTGTCAATATGACAGTAACTCTCAGTATGATATACTGACACTATGGAGCCTCATACATGCAACCGTCGACTTTTTCTTATTGGAACTGCAACAACATTCGCAGGCGCACTCCTTGCCGCCTGCGCCCCTCCGAAACAGACAATTGACGCAAAGGACGTTCCTGTCGGCAGCGCCGTTATTGTCGGAAACTTCATTATCACCCAGCCGACTTCGGGCGTCTATCACGCCTACTCCGCGACATGCCCACACCAAGGCGCAAAGATCAGCCAAGTCAATGGCGACACGGTGACATGCACCAACCATAATTCCGTCTTTAGCATCACCGATGGCGCTCCCGTTTCGGGACCATCGCGGGCGGGGCTGAAGGAAGCAAAGCTCAAAACCGACGGCAACAATAAGCTCACCCCAGAGCCGTAACCCGAAACAAGCGATGTTTCACGTGAAACATCGCGGCGGTATGGCGCAGCGTCTTAGACTGGAGACATGCCTCTACCACGCCCTAAACTGCCAAACAAGCGGCCCGATCCGCTGATCACGCTTATCCTTCTCGCAGTCATCCTCGCAACGTTTTTCCCCGCGCGAGGAGACTTTGCCGAGTGGTTTTCCGCGGCCACCAAGATCGCCATCGCCTTATTGTTCTTTCTTTATGGCGCGCGCCTGTCCACAAAAGAAGCGCTGACCGGCCTCAAACACTGGCGGCTGCACCTGATAATCCTCGCGTTCACCTTCGTCGTATTCCCGCTTATCGGCATCGCTCTCCGCCCTACCACGGCAGTCCTCTCGTCGGACATATACCTAGGTATTTTGTACCTCACTCTCGTGCCGTCCACTGTGCAGTCCTCTGTGGCGTTTACTTCCGTCGCCCGGGGAAATGTCGCGGGAGCCATTGTTAGCGCCTCAGCGTCGAATCTGGTGGGCGTGGTGGCCACTCCCGCGTTGGTCATGCTCCTCATGTCCTCGGGGAGTGGAATAAAGATCGATAGCTCCGTCTTTGCCGATATCGCCATACAGCTTCTCTTACCGTTTATTATCGGACAGTTGGCACGCCGATGGGTCAAGGAAACGGCCAGTGCACAATGGACCAAAACTGTTGATCGAGGGTCCATCGCCATGGTCGTATATTCCGCCTTTTCGGCCGGAATTGTCGCTGGCATCTGGCACCAAGTGAGCATTATCGACGTCGTCATACTCACCGCATTCTCTATCATCCTGGTGGCGCTCATGCTGTGGCTCACACGATTCATTGCGCTGCGATGCGGCTTCAATCGTGAAGACATGATTGCCATACAGTTCTGCGGGACAAAAAAATCACTTGCCACAGGACTACCAATGGCAGCAGTGATCTTCGGGTCCAGCAACGTTGGTCTGCTTATTCTTCCGCTCATGATTTTTCACCAAGTGCAGCTCATCATGTGCGCGTGGCTTTCTGCCCGCTACGCGCGCGATGACCACCAAGAGGCCGTGCCCCGCTAGTTGCGTGAGGTAGGGGAGTGGACGCACACTGTAGGGCATGGCACAGGAAGATATGTACGTCCGCATTGATCTGATCGCCCCCGATGCGCCACCATTAGCGCATGTTGCTGAGGTGCGTCCCACGGACTCACCATCGCTATGCGCCATGCAGCGCATCATTGAATTGGGGGATGGATCGTCTATCACAGGTTTGGCCCAGGGGCAGCATAGTCGGGGGATGAGTGCCTTGCCACAAGAGTTTGTTCCCCACCCGGATACCTATGCTGACATGCCCGATATTTCGGCGACAATCCTCAGCAAAGACGAATTTGAGGGCCTCTGGCAAGAGGCCCTCCAGAAGTTTCCCGATTTCTAACTCACAATAAGATTGACGATCACCATGTAGCACGCAGTCCCGGCAACGATGGAGAGCGCGGCGCTGCGGCGCCACCAATGCACCGCCAGCGTTACGGCAGAGGCAATGAGGCTGGACCAGATGCCCCCAGGCTCCGCGGTTTGATGGGCAATTGTGTACACCACCAGAACGGTCATCACGCCGACGGGCATCGTCATACCTAACATCCCCACCAGGTTGCTCCCCTTGAGTAATCGGAGCGCGGAGAACGGTAATTGCCGTAACATCACAGTGACGATTCCGACTGCGGCCAATATACCTACCGTATTGAGCAGTGAAACACCCTCCGGGAGCCCCATCAGCGTCGAGCCTTATCTAGATCGGTATGGAGTAGGACGTCGATACGCGGGGAGAGAAAGCGGATAAGAAGCAGACAGAAATAGCACACTAAAGCGAGCACCAACATCTGGCCAGGCAGCAGTAGCGCGAAAGCAACGGCGAACAGTCCGGCGCTGAGGGGAAGCGAGACATCTCTGTGGGATGCGAAAGATTCCCACGCAAGAACGAGGAACAGAGCCGTGAGAGCGAAGTCCATGCCGGTGAGGGTATCGGGGAGGGCAGTACCCGCGAGGGCGCCAATGATTCCTGGAAGAACCCACGCGAGTTGGCAGACCACCTGAATGCTGAGCATCCGGGAGGCTGTCATGCGGTGACCATCGCCTGCAGCGGCACGCACGGAGACGATGGCGTAGGACTCGTCGGTGAGGGCATAGGTGCTGTAGGCACGCGCCCAGAAGTTTCGAATGAGGTGACGGGGAAAGGTCAGCCCATAGAAGATGTGGCGAAAGTTAACCATGAAGCCGGTCACGGCAGCGGGAATGATGCCAACGCCCGCAGTGATCATCCCAATGGCCAGAAACTCCATGCTCCCGGCGTAAATAACCAGGGACAGTATGGGAGCCCACCACCAAGAAAATCCCGACTGCGTAATCAGCAATCCAAATGCGAGGCCGAGGGGGACAAGACCAAGGCCGACAGTCCAGGCATCAGAAAACCCGGCCCGCCATTCACGCAATGTTTCACGTGAAACCATGACAAGTCAGTTATCCGAGATATCCGCCGGGAACGTGGAAAACAAGGGGAGGGGCATTGGCTGACGACGCATCACATCACCCCATACGTCCACACTTCCACCCGCAATAATGTCCGACACCAACGCGGGAGCTACATACCAATCACCGCGCTCAATCTCTGATTCCAGCTGGCCCGGACCCCATTCTGCGTAGCCCACAAACAAGCGAATGCCTTCTACCAAGTCCTCCAACTCGGAGGGGTCAATGCGCAGGTCAACGTGAACAATGCGGTTAGCGAGCCGCTGAAACTGTTTGTGGTTTTCAATTGTCACACCCGGCTTCGTC from the Corynebacterium durum genome contains:
- the trpB gene encoding tryptophan synthase subunit beta; translation: MPEQSHAIDHNGGHTLLPAYFGEFGGQYVPELLIPALDQLERAFVEAMDDPSFREELAGYLRDYLGRPTPLTECSNLPLPGKGKGYARIFLKREDLVHGGAHKTNQVLGQALLAKRMGKTRIIAETGAGQHGTATALACALLGLDCVIYMGTEDVARQQPNVYRMELMGARVIPVNSGSGTLKDAVNEALRDWTATFHESHYLLGTAAGPHPFPTIVREFHRVISEEAKAQMLERTGGLPDVVTACVGGGSNAIGMFAEFIDEPSVELVGVEPAGEGLDSGKHGAPIYEGHIGILHGARSYLMRTSDGQVEESYSISAGLDYPGVGPQHAHLHATGRAQYVGITDAEALEAFQLLSRHEGIIPALESSHALAYALKRAALAEEAGEHITILVSLSGRGDKDVDHIRRTLAEHPEYVVKDTHR
- the trpCF gene encoding bifunctional indole-3-glycerol-phosphate synthase TrpC/phosphoribosylanthranilate isomerase TrpF; the encoded protein is MGDMPTVLESIVTARRGHLADIQRRIAHVDPATLAASTRSLYDSLGSRGEGRFIMECKSASPSLGLIRADYHPGDIARIYSRYAAGISVLCEPDRFGGDYDHLATVAASTHLPVLCKDFIIDTVQIHAARYFGADAVLLMLSVLDDEEYSALSAEAARLGMDVLTEAIDAEEVHRALRLGARIIGINHRNLHDLSIDLSRTAELAPLVPEDVALIAESGIRDHATVRMLGGMVNGFLVGSQLTSRPDVDLACRELVYGHNKVCGLRSPAAAQTARAAGAVYGGLIFEDASPRDVSRETSKEIMAGEPGLKYVAVSRRTSGYAELCLPGITVVQIHAPLQDTIDQEKALIASVRAEIPEGVGVWRAVSMSSPQSVSVALELFPLVDRLVLDAGDGGTGKPFDWSLIPDEVTSTSLLAGGIGPTNACAALAVGCAGLDLNSGVEYPADADNPYAYRKNPAAIMDVFQQIGEHHA
- a CDS encoding bile acid:sodium symporter family protein, producing MPLPRPKLPNKRPDPLITLILLAVILATFFPARGDFAEWFSAATKIAIALLFFLYGARLSTKEALTGLKHWRLHLIILAFTFVVFPLIGIALRPTTAVLSSDIYLGILYLTLVPSTVQSSVAFTSVARGNVAGAIVSASASNLVGVVATPALVMLLMSSGSGIKIDSSVFADIAIQLLLPFIIGQLARRWVKETASAQWTKTVDRGSIAMVVYSAFSAGIVAGIWHQVSIIDVVILTAFSIILVALMLWLTRFIALRCGFNREDMIAIQFCGTKKSLATGLPMAAVIFGSSNVGLLILPLMIFHQVQLIMCAWLSARYARDDHQEAVPR
- the trpD gene encoding anthranilate phosphoribosyltransferase; this translates as MSDEQTLDRLRAYLDNPHPTVEEAHDVFMPLTVGDYDDVHIAALLATIRTRGETAADITGAAQAFLKAARPFPITGHGVLDTAGTGGDGANTINISTGASLITAAGGCMVVKHGNRSVSSKSGSADVLEALNIPLDLDVDRAERQVRVSNFTFLFAPAYHPAIAHVMPVRKALKVPTLFNILGPLLSPARPALQVMGVNRPSLGEPLIQVMKELGRERALVVHGSGTDEFAVHGPTQVWELRDGAITSYQVTPADLGVSEHPLSALRGGDGADNAALLRAAFAGSGSEAHRDALAVNAAAMFYLHGRVDDFAEGTALAQALMNDGTVTKWLATHEEANYG
- a CDS encoding YqgE/AlgH family protein yields the protein MEEFFSDRLFTALERNEPTAGMVLVAAPGMLSDEFARSVVLIVEHNNQLTFGVNLASRSDVAVFNVMPEWVPYVAKPQALYIGGPLNQQSVVGLGVTKPGVTIENHKQFQRLANRIVHVDLRIDPSELEDLVEGIRLFVGYAEWGPGQLESEIERGDWYVAPALVSDIIAGGSVDVWGDVMRRQPMPLPLFSTFPADISDN
- a CDS encoding branched-chain amino acid transporter permease, producing MGLPEGVSLLNTVGILAAVGIVTVMLRQLPFSALRLLKGSNLVGMLGMTMPVGVMTVLVVYTIAHQTAEPGGIWSSLIASAVTLAVHWWRRSAALSIVAGTACYMVIVNLIVS
- a CDS encoding AzlC family ABC transporter permease, which translates into the protein MVSRETLREWRAGFSDAWTVGLGLVPLGLAFGLLITQSGFSWWWAPILSLVIYAGSMEFLAIGMITAGVGIIPAAVTGFMVNFRHIFYGLTFPRHLIRNFWARAYSTYALTDESYAIVSVRAAAGDGHRMTASRMLSIQVVCQLAWVLPGIIGALAGTALPDTLTGMDFALTALFLVLAWESFASHRDVSLPLSAGLFAVAFALLLPGQMLVLALVCYFCLLLIRFLSPRIDVLLHTDLDKARR
- the trpA gene encoding tryptophan synthase subunit alpha, which codes for MSSRYDHLFSRLTEANEGAFVPFVMLGDPDLDTSFEIITSLVEGGADALELGIPFSDPVADGPTIQAAHIRALDAGVTVDQALSLVARIRSTWPELPIGLLIYGNVAFARGMERFYADVAQAGADSVLLPDVPVREGAPFAAAAEAAGVDQIFIAPPHASEETLAGVARHSRGYIYAVSRVGVTGAEWESSTDGLADVVANLKRFGGVPPLLGFGISTPTHVADAVAAGAAGAISGSAVTALIARHCSDSPGERRTVDDIDALKTELREFVANMKAATRR
- a CDS encoding Rieske (2Fe-2S) protein; this encodes MEPHTCNRRLFLIGTATTFAGALLAACAPPKQTIDAKDVPVGSAVIVGNFIITQPTSGVYHAYSATCPHQGAKISQVNGDTVTCTNHNSVFSITDGAPVSGPSRAGLKEAKLKTDGNNKLTPEP